In Streptomyces alboniger, the following are encoded in one genomic region:
- a CDS encoding barstar family protein gives MIAPVHEDENGREGPRYTLAGTGDGHVWGVCAEVGGLFGEPDRETYELSGWVPEASGVPAWVGSRVWLVPEDDALDAWLLEDAESSGQLPGADGLLLTGLDDYEGPPEKYRGRVRVHDGHRWLGSCREFTHVLSSEQPPSLVLRGLAPSDRLRAALVKGTRRALDLEEAALEIRDAQGEPLTDRLLRATVSGWRPSSQGAGLIDLELDGGRLFTPVPEYARPVWERWFAGPPDAVNAWAGLDTRRRGAWHDLVRERGCRRTHHHDRPAGHTYELDGRHITDEPALYLALGEAVNGPGGYFGGCLAALRECLGGTFGYTAPATLLWRDAATAHEHLSHALTPDGRPYDLFAAVLDTLSERGMAVTLA, from the coding sequence ATGATTGCCCCTGTGCATGAGGATGAGAACGGGCGCGAGGGCCCGCGGTACACCCTGGCCGGGACCGGCGACGGCCATGTCTGGGGCGTCTGCGCCGAAGTGGGGGGACTCTTCGGGGAACCCGACCGCGAGACGTACGAACTGTCCGGCTGGGTTCCGGAGGCTTCCGGCGTACCCGCGTGGGTGGGCAGCCGGGTGTGGCTGGTGCCGGAGGACGACGCACTCGACGCCTGGCTGCTGGAGGACGCGGAGAGTTCGGGGCAACTCCCCGGAGCGGACGGCCTGTTGCTCACCGGTCTGGACGACTACGAGGGACCGCCCGAGAAGTACAGGGGTCGCGTGCGCGTGCACGACGGGCACCGCTGGTTGGGCTCCTGCCGCGAGTTCACCCACGTCCTCTCGTCCGAGCAGCCGCCCTCGCTCGTCCTGCGGGGGCTCGCGCCGAGCGACCGGCTGAGGGCGGCGCTGGTGAAGGGCACCCGGCGGGCGCTGGATCTGGAGGAGGCGGCTCTGGAGATCCGGGACGCACAGGGTGAGCCGCTCACCGACCGGCTGCTGCGGGCCACCGTCAGCGGCTGGCGCCCCTCCTCCCAGGGGGCGGGCCTGATCGACCTGGAACTCGACGGAGGCCGCCTCTTCACACCCGTTCCCGAATACGCCCGGCCGGTCTGGGAGCGGTGGTTCGCCGGACCACCGGACGCCGTGAACGCCTGGGCCGGCCTCGACACCCGCCGCCGCGGGGCCTGGCACGACCTCGTCCGGGAGCGGGGCTGCCGGCGAACCCACCACCACGACCGGCCGGCCGGGCACACCTACGAACTCGACGGGCGGCACATCACCGACGAACCCGCCCTCTATCTGGCGCTCGGCGAGGCGGTCAACGGCCCGGGGGGCTACTTCGGCGGCTGCCTCGCCGCCCTGCGCGAATGCCTGGGCGGCACCTTCGGCTACACCGCCCCCGCCACCCTGCTGTGGCGCGACGCCGCGACCGCCCACGAGCACCTTTCCCACGCCCTGACACCGGACGGCCGGCCCTACGACCTGTTCGCCGCGGTCCTCGACACCCTGTCCGAGCGCGGCATGGCCGTCACCCTGGCCTGA
- a CDS encoding acetylornithine transaminase, translating into MSNQELTTRWQSALMDNYGTPRLPLVRGAGTKLWDADGKEYVDFVGGIAVNALGHAHPAVVEAVSAQVASLGHVSNLFVAEPPVALAERLLQLFGREGRVFFCNSGAEANEGAFKIGRLTGRSHMVATDGGFHGRTMGALALTGQPGKQEPFLPLPGDVTHVPYGDVEALRAAVTTETAFVIIEPIQGESGVVMPPAGYLRAAREITRATGTLLVLDEVQTGIGRTGHWFEHLAHDGVEPDVVTLAKGLGGGLPLGATVAFGAAAELFKPGHHGTTFGGNPVACAAGLAVVDTIAAEGLLENTKRAGEKLRDGIESLGHPLVGHVRGSGLLLGIVLTEPLAPRAQQAAQDAGFLVNAPAPDVVRLMPPLNVRGDEVDAFLRALSGILDKALEADGDGRSGE; encoded by the coding sequence ATGAGCAACCAGGAGCTGACCACGCGCTGGCAGAGCGCGCTCATGGACAACTACGGCACGCCGCGGCTGCCCCTCGTGCGCGGCGCGGGCACCAAGCTGTGGGACGCCGACGGCAAGGAGTACGTCGACTTCGTCGGCGGCATCGCGGTCAACGCGCTCGGCCACGCGCACCCGGCGGTCGTCGAGGCCGTGAGCGCCCAGGTCGCCTCGCTCGGCCACGTCTCGAACCTCTTCGTCGCCGAGCCGCCCGTGGCGCTCGCCGAACGGCTGCTCCAGCTCTTCGGGCGCGAAGGCCGTGTGTTCTTCTGCAACTCCGGTGCCGAGGCCAACGAAGGCGCCTTCAAGATCGGCCGGCTGACCGGCCGATCGCACATGGTCGCCACCGACGGCGGCTTCCACGGCCGGACCATGGGGGCGCTCGCCCTCACCGGCCAGCCCGGCAAACAGGAGCCGTTCCTCCCGCTGCCCGGTGACGTCACGCACGTCCCGTACGGCGATGTGGAGGCTCTGCGCGCGGCCGTCACCACCGAGACCGCCTTCGTGATCATCGAGCCGATCCAGGGCGAGAGCGGCGTCGTCATGCCGCCCGCCGGCTATCTGCGGGCCGCCAGGGAGATCACCCGGGCCACCGGGACCCTCCTCGTCCTCGACGAGGTGCAGACCGGAATCGGCCGGACCGGGCACTGGTTCGAGCACCTGGCGCACGACGGCGTGGAGCCCGACGTCGTCACACTCGCGAAGGGTCTCGGCGGCGGCCTGCCGCTCGGCGCGACCGTCGCGTTCGGCGCGGCGGCGGAGCTGTTCAAGCCCGGTCACCACGGCACGACGTTCGGCGGCAACCCCGTCGCGTGCGCCGCCGGGCTCGCGGTCGTCGACACCATCGCCGCCGAGGGCCTGCTGGAGAACACCAAGCGGGCGGGCGAGAAGCTGCGCGACGGAATCGAGTCACTCGGACACCCGCTCGTAGGGCATGTCAGGGGCTCGGGCCTGCTGCTGGGTATCGTGCTCACCGAGCCGCTCGCGCCGCGGGCGCAGCAGGCGGCTCAGGACGCCGGCTTCCTGGTGAACGCGCCCGCCCCCGATGTCGTACGGCTGATGCCACCGCTGAACGTGCGCGGCGACGAGGTGGACGCGTTCCTCCGGGCGCTGTCCGGCATCCTGGACAAGGCTCTTGAAGCCGACGGGGACGGACGATCCGGAGAATGA
- a CDS encoding LysR substrate-binding domain-containing protein: MTGSEVTPSFRLAYVPGVTPTKWVRIWNERLPDIPLTLLQVSPAEAADVLRAGGADAGFVRLPVDRTDLSAIPLYAETTVVVIPKDHVVAAVDEVSPEDLADEVVFHPLDETLEWEQRPGVPAAERPETTADAVELVAAGVGVLVVPQSLARLHHRKDLTYRMVTGAPESRVALAWPEAETTDLVEDFIGIVRGRTVNSSRGRTQTPAKDKAPAKDKAPAKAKPAGRTGAKAGDKGRRGAPARQSKGAKPAARRGKPRRRP; encoded by the coding sequence GTGACAGGCTCGGAAGTAACCCCTTCGTTCCGGCTCGCCTACGTCCCGGGGGTGACGCCCACCAAGTGGGTGCGTATCTGGAACGAGCGGCTGCCCGACATCCCGCTGACCCTTCTCCAGGTCTCCCCCGCCGAGGCGGCCGACGTGCTGCGGGCCGGTGGCGCCGACGCCGGATTCGTACGACTGCCGGTCGACCGTACGGACCTCAGCGCGATCCCCCTCTACGCCGAGACGACGGTCGTCGTGATCCCCAAGGACCACGTCGTGGCGGCGGTCGACGAGGTGTCGCCCGAGGACCTCGCCGACGAGGTCGTGTTCCACCCGCTCGACGAGACGCTGGAGTGGGAGCAGCGGCCCGGGGTGCCGGCCGCCGAGCGCCCCGAGACGACGGCCGACGCCGTCGAGCTGGTCGCCGCGGGCGTGGGGGTGCTCGTCGTCCCGCAGTCCCTGGCGCGCCTGCACCACCGCAAGGACCTCACCTACCGCATGGTCACCGGCGCCCCCGAGTCGCGCGTGGCCCTGGCCTGGCCGGAGGCCGAGACCACGGATCTGGTCGAGGACTTCATCGGCATCGTCCGTGGCCGCACGGTCAACAGCTCACGGGGCCGTACCCAGACCCCGGCGAAGGACAAGGCCCCAGCGAAGGACAAGGCCCCGGCCAAGGCCAAGCCCGCCGGCAGGACAGGGGCCAAGGCGGGCGACAAGGGCCGTCGCGGGGCGCCCGCCCGGCAGTCGAAGGGCGCCAAGCCGGCCGCCAGGCGCGGGAAGCCCCGCCGCCGGCCGTAA
- the argC gene encoding N-acetyl-gamma-glutamyl-phosphate reductase — MAVRAAVAGASGYAGGELLRLLLAHPEVEIGALTGNTNAGQRLGALQPHLLPLAERVLEPTTAEVLAGHDVVFLALPHGQSAAVAEQLGQGVLVVDMGADFRLKDAGDWEKFYGSPHAGTWPYGLPELPGGRAALAGAKRIAVPGCYPTAVSLALFPAYAADLVEAEAVIVAASGTSGAGKAAKPHLLGSEVMGSMSPYGVGGAHRHTPEMIQNLSAAAGTSVTVSFTPTLAPMPRGILATSSARAKPGVTAESVRAAYEKAFADEPFVQLLPEGQWPATSAVYGSNAVQIQVAYDDTAGRVIVISAIDNLTKGTAGGALQSMNIALGLDEATGLTTIGVAP, encoded by the coding sequence ATGGCGGTACGCGCAGCAGTGGCAGGGGCGAGCGGGTATGCGGGCGGCGAATTGCTGCGTCTGCTGCTCGCCCACCCCGAGGTGGAGATCGGCGCCCTGACCGGGAACACGAACGCGGGGCAGCGCCTGGGCGCGCTCCAGCCGCATCTGCTTCCGCTCGCCGAGCGGGTCCTGGAGCCGACCACCGCGGAGGTTCTCGCGGGGCACGACGTCGTGTTCCTCGCGCTGCCCCACGGGCAGTCCGCCGCCGTCGCCGAGCAGCTCGGCCAGGGCGTCCTCGTCGTCGACATGGGCGCCGACTTCCGGCTGAAGGACGCGGGGGACTGGGAGAAGTTCTACGGCAGCCCGCACGCCGGCACCTGGCCCTACGGCCTTCCCGAACTGCCGGGCGGACGCGCCGCGTTGGCGGGCGCCAAGCGCATCGCCGTCCCCGGCTGTTACCCGACCGCCGTCTCGCTCGCGCTCTTCCCCGCGTACGCGGCGGACCTCGTCGAGGCGGAGGCCGTGATCGTCGCCGCGTCGGGCACCTCCGGCGCGGGCAAGGCCGCCAAGCCGCACCTCCTCGGCTCCGAGGTCATGGGCAGCATGTCGCCCTACGGAGTGGGGGGCGCGCACCGGCACACGCCCGAGATGATCCAGAATCTGAGCGCCGCCGCCGGTACCTCCGTCACCGTCTCCTTCACGCCGACGCTCGCCCCGATGCCACGCGGCATCCTCGCCACCTCCAGCGCGCGGGCGAAGCCGGGTGTGACCGCCGAGTCCGTGCGGGCGGCCTATGAGAAGGCCTTCGCCGACGAGCCGTTCGTCCAACTGCTCCCCGAGGGGCAGTGGCCCGCGACCAGCGCCGTGTACGGCTCCAACGCCGTGCAGATCCAGGTCGCGTACGACGACACCGCCGGCCGCGTGATCGTGATCAGCGCCATCGACAACCTCACCAAGGGCACCGCGGGCGGTGCCCTGCAGAGCATGAACATCGCCCTCGGCCTCGACGAGGCCACCGGGCTTACTACGATCGGAGTCGCGCCGTGA
- the argB gene encoding acetylglutamate kinase codes for MSQPTARKHTALPKAQTLIEALPWLTRHRGKTVVIKFGGNAMVDDDLKAAFAQDVVFLHHAGLKPVVVHGGGPQISKALDRHGIVSEFKAGLRVTTEEAMDVVRMVLAGQVQRELVGLLNRHGPLAVGLTGEDAHTITATKHQPRIEGELVDIGRVGEITKIDTGAIQALLADGRIPVVSSIARSQDESDKGHVYNVNADTAAAALAAALGAETLMVLTDVEGLYEDWPNSDEVISRLTAKELEKLLPELASGMVPKMEGCLHAVRNGVETARVIDGRVQHSILLEIFTDEGIGTMVVPDATSTGTANSTGTEGES; via the coding sequence ATGAGCCAGCCCACCGCGCGTAAGCACACCGCGCTGCCCAAGGCCCAGACCCTCATCGAGGCGCTGCCCTGGCTGACCCGGCACCGCGGCAAGACCGTCGTCATCAAGTTCGGCGGCAACGCCATGGTCGACGACGACCTGAAGGCCGCCTTCGCCCAGGACGTCGTCTTCCTCCACCACGCGGGCCTCAAGCCCGTCGTCGTGCACGGCGGCGGCCCCCAGATCAGCAAGGCCCTCGACCGGCACGGCATCGTCAGCGAGTTCAAGGCCGGCCTGCGCGTCACCACCGAGGAAGCCATGGACGTCGTACGCATGGTGCTCGCCGGCCAGGTGCAGCGCGAACTGGTCGGGCTGCTCAACCGGCACGGCCCGCTCGCCGTCGGCCTCACCGGCGAGGACGCGCACACCATCACCGCCACCAAGCACCAGCCCCGCATCGAGGGCGAACTGGTCGACATCGGCCGGGTCGGCGAGATCACCAAGATCGACACGGGCGCCATCCAGGCGCTGCTCGCCGACGGCCGCATCCCGGTCGTCTCTTCGATCGCCCGTTCCCAGGACGAAAGCGACAAGGGGCATGTCTACAACGTCAATGCTGATACGGCGGCTGCGGCACTCGCTGCGGCGCTTGGTGCCGAGACCCTGATGGTCCTGACCGACGTCGAGGGCCTGTACGAGGACTGGCCGAACTCCGACGAGGTCATCAGCAGGCTCACCGCGAAGGAGCTGGAGAAGCTCCTGCCCGAGCTGGCCAGCGGCATGGTCCCGAAGATGGAGGGCTGTCTGCACGCCGTACGAAACGGCGTCGAGACCGCCCGGGTCATCGACGGGCGGGTCCAGCACTCGATCCTGCTGGAGATCTTCACCGACGAGGGCATCGGCACGATGGTCGTGCCCGACGCCACCAGCACCGGCACCGCCAACAGCACCGGCACCGAGGGGGAGTCATGA
- the argJ gene encoding bifunctional glutamate N-acetyltransferase/amino-acid acetyltransferase ArgJ translates to MSVTAAKGFTAAGIAAGIKENGNPDLALVVNTGPRLAAAGVFTSNRVKAAPVLWSEQVLKGGLVSAVVLNSGGANACTGPKGFQDTHATAEKVAEVLSLNAGEVAVASTGLIGVTLPMDKLLPGVEKAAGQLSAHGGEKAAIAIKTTDSVHKTSVVTRDGWTVGGMAKGAGMLAPGLATMLVVLTTDADVEAGVLDRALRDATRLTFDRVDSDGCMSTNDTVLLLASGAAEVTPEYAEFAEAVREVCDDLGRQLIRDAEGASKDIKVEVVNAASEADAVEVGRSIARNNLLKCALHGEDPNWGRVLSAIGTTSAAFDPDRLNVAINGVWVCKNGSVGEDRDLVDMRYREIVVTADLAAGDESATIWTNDLTADYVHENSAYSS, encoded by the coding sequence GTGAGTGTGACGGCAGCCAAGGGATTCACGGCGGCGGGCATCGCCGCCGGGATCAAGGAGAACGGCAACCCGGACCTGGCCCTCGTGGTCAACACCGGGCCCCGCCTCGCCGCCGCGGGCGTGTTCACCTCCAACCGCGTCAAGGCCGCCCCCGTCCTCTGGTCGGAGCAGGTGCTCAAGGGCGGACTCGTCTCCGCCGTCGTCCTCAACTCCGGCGGCGCCAACGCCTGTACGGGCCCCAAGGGCTTCCAGGACACGCACGCGACCGCCGAGAAGGTGGCCGAGGTCCTGTCCCTCAACGCGGGCGAGGTCGCCGTCGCGTCGACCGGGCTCATCGGCGTGACGCTGCCGATGGACAAGCTCCTGCCGGGCGTCGAGAAGGCCGCCGGTCAACTCTCCGCGCACGGCGGCGAGAAGGCCGCCATCGCCATCAAGACCACCGACAGCGTCCACAAGACGTCCGTCGTGACCAGGGACGGCTGGACCGTCGGCGGCATGGCCAAGGGCGCGGGCATGCTCGCCCCCGGCCTCGCCACGATGCTGGTCGTGCTGACCACCGACGCCGACGTCGAGGCCGGCGTCCTGGACAGGGCGCTGCGGGACGCCACCCGGCTCACCTTCGACCGGGTCGACTCCGACGGCTGCATGTCCACCAACGACACCGTGCTGCTGCTCGCCTCCGGAGCGGCCGAAGTCACCCCCGAGTACGCCGAGTTCGCCGAGGCCGTCCGCGAGGTCTGCGACGACCTGGGCCGCCAGCTCATCCGCGACGCCGAGGGCGCCAGCAAGGACATCAAGGTCGAGGTCGTGAACGCGGCGAGCGAGGCCGACGCCGTCGAGGTCGGCCGGTCCATCGCCCGCAACAACCTCCTCAAGTGCGCCCTGCACGGCGAGGACCCCAACTGGGGCCGGGTGCTCTCCGCGATCGGCACCACGTCCGCCGCCTTCGACCCCGACCGGCTCAACGTCGCCATCAACGGCGTCTGGGTCTGCAAGAACGGCTCCGTGGGCGAGGACCGCGACCTCGTCGACATGCGCTACCGGGAGATCGTCGTCACCGCCGACCTGGCCGCGGGCGACGAGAGCGCCACCATCTGGACCAACGACCTCACCGCCGACTACGTCCACGAGAACAGCGCGTACAGCTCATGA
- a CDS encoding NADP-dependent isocitrate dehydrogenase, with translation MTDSTIIYTHTDEAPALATHSFLPVVQAYASTAGVGVETRDISLAGRIIASFPERLEEGQRINDALAELGELAKTPGANIIKLPNISASIPQLKAAIAELQGQGYALPDYPDDPKTDEERDIRARYDKVKGSAVNPVLREGNSDRRAPASVKNYAKAHPHRMGAWTADSKTNVATMGENDFRSTEKSAVITEAGSLRIELVGDDGSTTVLRESVPVLADEVVDASVMRVAALREFLKEQVARAKAEGVLFSVHLKATMMKVSDPIVFGHVVRAFFPKTFAAHGETLAAAGLTPNDGLGGIFKGLDSLPEGEKIKASFEAELAEGPELAMVDSDKGISNLHVPSDVIVDASMPAMIRTSGHMWGPDGEEHDTLAVLPDSSYAGIYQVVIDDCRANGAFDPSTMGSVPNVGLMAQKAEEYGSHDKTFEVPATGTVRVVDAAGNVVLEQTVAAGDIFRMCQTKDLPIQDWVKLAVTRARATGSPAVFWLDDTRAHDAVLIGKVERYLADHDTDGLDIRIMSPVEATAFSLERIRRGEDTISVTGNVLRDYLTDLFPILELGTSAKMLSVVPLMNGGGLFETGAGGSAPKHVQQLVKENYLRWDSLGEFLALAVSFEHLATTTDNARAQILADTLDRATATFLENDKSPSRRLGGIDNRGSHFYLALYWAQELAKQTEDTQLAEAFTALAKTLAEQEQTIVDELIAVQGSPADIGGYYQPDVAKASAVMRPSATLNQALAILS, from the coding sequence GTGACTGACTCGACCATCATCTACACCCACACTGACGAGGCCCCGGCCCTGGCGACCCATTCGTTCTTGCCGGTGGTCCAGGCCTACGCATCGACGGCCGGTGTCGGCGTGGAGACCCGTGACATCTCGCTCGCGGGGCGGATCATCGCGAGCTTCCCCGAGCGTCTCGAGGAGGGCCAGCGCATCAACGACGCCCTCGCCGAGCTGGGCGAACTCGCCAAGACGCCCGGGGCGAACATCATCAAGCTGCCCAACATCTCGGCCTCGATCCCGCAGCTGAAGGCCGCGATCGCCGAGTTGCAGGGCCAGGGCTACGCGCTCCCCGACTACCCGGACGACCCGAAGACCGACGAGGAGCGCGACATCCGCGCCCGCTACGACAAGGTCAAGGGCAGCGCCGTCAACCCGGTCCTGCGCGAGGGCAACTCCGACCGCCGCGCCCCCGCGTCGGTCAAGAACTACGCCAAGGCGCACCCGCACCGCATGGGCGCCTGGACGGCCGACTCGAAGACGAACGTCGCCACCATGGGCGAGAACGACTTCCGCTCCACCGAGAAGTCCGCGGTGATCACCGAGGCCGGTTCGCTGCGCATCGAGCTGGTCGGTGACGACGGCTCCACCACCGTCCTGCGCGAGTCCGTACCGGTCCTCGCGGACGAGGTCGTCGACGCCTCCGTCATGCGCGTCGCCGCGCTGCGCGAGTTCCTCAAGGAGCAGGTCGCCCGCGCCAAGGCCGAGGGCGTCCTCTTCTCCGTGCACCTCAAGGCCACGATGATGAAGGTCTCCGACCCGATCGTCTTCGGCCACGTGGTCCGCGCCTTCTTCCCGAAGACCTTCGCCGCGCACGGCGAGACCCTCGCCGCCGCCGGCCTGACCCCGAACGACGGTCTGGGCGGCATCTTCAAGGGCCTGGACTCGCTCCCCGAGGGCGAGAAGATCAAGGCGTCCTTCGAGGCCGAGCTGGCCGAGGGCCCGGAGCTGGCCATGGTCGACTCCGACAAGGGCATCTCCAACCTGCACGTCCCGAGCGACGTCATCGTCGACGCCTCCATGCCCGCCATGATCCGCACCTCCGGCCACATGTGGGGCCCGGACGGCGAGGAGCACGACACCCTGGCCGTCCTCCCGGACAGCAGCTACGCGGGCATCTACCAGGTCGTCATCGACGACTGCCGCGCCAACGGCGCCTTCGACCCGTCGACCATGGGCTCCGTCCCGAACGTCGGCCTGATGGCGCAGAAGGCCGAGGAGTACGGCAGCCACGACAAGACGTTCGAGGTCCCGGCCACCGGCACCGTGCGCGTCGTCGACGCCGCCGGCAACGTCGTCCTGGAGCAGACCGTCGCCGCCGGTGACATCTTCCGCATGTGCCAGACCAAGGACCTGCCGATCCAGGACTGGGTCAAGCTCGCCGTCACCCGCGCCCGCGCGACCGGCAGCCCGGCCGTGTTCTGGCTGGACGACACCCGCGCCCACGACGCCGTGCTCATCGGCAAGGTCGAGCGGTACCTCGCCGACCACGACACCGACGGCCTGGACATCCGGATCATGTCGCCGGTCGAGGCCACCGCGTTCTCCCTGGAGCGCATCCGCCGCGGCGAGGACACCATCTCCGTCACCGGCAACGTGCTGCGCGACTACCTCACCGACCTGTTCCCGATCCTGGAGCTGGGCACCAGCGCCAAGATGCTGTCGGTCGTCCCGCTGATGAACGGCGGCGGCCTCTTCGAGACGGGCGCCGGCGGCTCCGCCCCGAAGCACGTCCAGCAGCTGGTCAAGGAGAACTACCTGCGCTGGGACAGCCTGGGCGAGTTCCTGGCCCTCGCGGTGAGCTTCGAGCACCTCGCCACCACCACGGACAACGCCCGCGCGCAGATCCTCGCCGACACCCTGGACCGCGCCACCGCCACGTTCCTGGAGAACGACAAGTCGCCGAGCCGCCGCCTCGGTGGCATCGACAACCGCGGCAGCCACTTCTACCTCGCCCTGTACTGGGCGCAGGAGCTGGCCAAGCAGACCGAGGACACCCAGCTCGCCGAGGCGTTCACGGCCCTGGCCAAGACGCTGGCCGAGCAGGAGCAGACCATCGTCGACGAGCTGATCGCGGTGCAGGGCTCCCCGGCCGACATCGGCGGCTACTACCAGCCGGACGTGGCCAAGGCCTCCGCGGTCATGCGCCCGTCCGCGACGCTCAACCAGGCGCTCGCGATCCTGAGCTGA
- a CDS encoding DUF5997 family protein — protein MTSHQTTQTMKPATAAKKLGVYLEATPAEFQEGLVTRAELNALQTDPPEWLQELRRNGPHPRPVVAAKLGVSIAGLARGGVTEPLTTEQIDALKDEMPGWLRQERATQAEVRKEAVRIKEKQAEDAQKRAARADENARS, from the coding sequence ATGACGTCGCACCAGACCACCCAGACCATGAAGCCCGCGACCGCGGCGAAGAAGCTGGGTGTGTACCTCGAGGCCACCCCCGCCGAGTTCCAGGAGGGTCTCGTCACGCGCGCTGAGCTGAACGCGCTCCAGACCGACCCGCCCGAGTGGCTCCAGGAACTGCGCCGCAACGGCCCGCACCCCCGCCCCGTCGTCGCAGCCAAGCTCGGCGTCTCCATCGCGGGCCTCGCCCGCGGCGGGGTCACCGAGCCGCTCACCACGGAGCAGATCGACGCGCTGAAGGACGAGATGCCCGGCTGGCTGCGCCAGGAGCGCGCCACGCAGGCCGAGGTCCGCAAGGAAGCGGTGCGTATCAAGGAGAAGCAGGCGGAGGACGCCCAGAAGCGGGCGGCCCGCGCCGACGAGAACGCCCGCTCCTGA
- a CDS encoding alanine--tRNA ligase-related protein — protein sequence MSTERVVRTFVEYYEDRGHRRITGSTLLPPSGGPVLFTTSGMHPLIPYLAGRPHPLGRRLVNVQRCLRTTDLEEVGDPTHLTVFEMLGTWSLGDYEGPRSLDWGYWLLTEGFGVDPGLLHATAFGGDERTGPDTASVELWQERGVPVELTVEDNWWPSGPTGPCGPDSEIFLWTGEGPPESTPTRDDRWVEVWNHVMMRHRRLADGSLVPLAQRNVDTGLGLERLASLLQGRTSVFECDVFEPWRRLVPGLWPLDEPSLRLVCDHLRSAVVVIGDGVRPAAGGRGYVLRRLVRRVLTVLWRDDPSRGLGDLPDELVPHTLDRFRQDTDPGEVRRVLLDEERRFRRLLERGRQVLARPRFHGSLDEEDFRYLHDTHGLPRDLVLSLRSTG from the coding sequence ATGAGCACCGAGCGAGTCGTCCGTACGTTCGTCGAGTACTACGAGGACCGCGGGCACCGCCGGATCACCGGCTCGACGCTGCTGCCACCGTCCGGTGGCCCGGTGCTCTTCACCACCTCGGGCATGCATCCGCTCATCCCCTACCTGGCGGGGCGCCCGCACCCCCTGGGCCGACGACTCGTCAACGTACAGCGCTGTCTGCGCACGACGGACCTGGAGGAGGTCGGCGACCCCACCCATCTGACCGTCTTCGAGATGCTCGGCACCTGGTCGCTCGGCGACTACGAGGGTCCGCGGAGCCTCGACTGGGGGTACTGGCTGCTCACCGAGGGGTTCGGTGTCGATCCGGGGCTGCTGCACGCCACGGCCTTCGGCGGTGACGAGCGGACCGGGCCCGATACCGCCTCCGTGGAGCTGTGGCAGGAACGCGGGGTCCCCGTGGAGCTGACCGTCGAGGACAACTGGTGGCCCAGCGGGCCGACCGGCCCGTGCGGCCCCGACTCGGAGATCTTCCTGTGGACGGGCGAGGGCCCGCCGGAGTCGACGCCCACGCGCGACGACCGCTGGGTGGAGGTGTGGAACCACGTGATGATGCGCCACCGCCGGCTCGCCGACGGTTCGCTCGTGCCGCTGGCCCAGCGCAATGTCGACACCGGTCTCGGCCTGGAACGGCTGGCCTCGCTGCTCCAGGGCCGCACCTCGGTGTTCGAGTGCGACGTCTTCGAGCCCTGGCGCCGGCTCGTGCCGGGGCTGTGGCCGCTGGACGAGCCGTCACTGCGGCTGGTCTGTGATCATCTGCGCTCGGCCGTGGTGGTGATCGGCGACGGAGTGCGTCCGGCCGCCGGAGGGCGCGGCTATGTGCTGCGCCGCCTGGTGCGGCGGGTGCTCACCGTGCTCTGGCGGGACGACCCCTCACGCGGCCTCGGGGACCTCCCGGACGAGCTGGTCCCGCACACCCTGGACCGCTTCCGGCAGGACACCGACCCGGGTGAGGTGCGCCGGGTGCTGCTGGACGAGGAGCGCCGGTTCCGGCGGCTCCTGGAGCGCGGCCGGCAGGTGCTTGCCCGGCCCCGCTTCCACGGCTCGCTGGACGAGGAGGACTTCCGCTATCTGCACGACACCCACGGCCTGCCGCGGGACCTCGTGCTGAGCCTGCGGTCGACGGGCTGA
- a CDS encoding arginine repressor, producing MSQAQGNEHGDHAGPAVPQTRTARHRRIVDILNRQPVRSQSQLAKLLADDGLTVTQATLSRDLDELNAVKIRNAEGDLIYAVPSEGGFRTPRAPLGESAKEERMRRLSAELLISAEASANLVVLRTPPGAAQFLASAIDQAELHDVLGTIAGDDTLMLISREPAGGQALADHLLRLASND from the coding sequence ATGAGCCAGGCGCAAGGCAACGAGCACGGCGACCACGCGGGTCCCGCCGTGCCGCAGACCCGCACCGCACGCCACCGCCGGATCGTGGACATCCTCAACCGGCAGCCGGTGCGCTCCCAGAGCCAGCTGGCGAAGCTGCTCGCCGACGACGGCCTGACCGTCACGCAGGCGACGCTCTCCCGCGACCTGGACGAGCTGAACGCGGTCAAGATCCGCAACGCCGAGGGCGACCTCATCTACGCCGTGCCGAGCGAGGGCGGTTTCCGCACCCCGCGCGCGCCGCTCGGGGAGTCGGCCAAGGAAGAGCGGATGCGGCGTCTCTCCGCGGAGCTGCTGATCTCCGCGGAGGCCTCGGCCAACCTCGTCGTGCTCCGTACGCCGCCGGGCGCGGCCCAGTTCCTCGCCTCGGCCATCGACCAGGCCGAGCTGCACGACGTCCTCGGGACGATCGCGGGCGACGACACGCTGATGCTGATCAGCAGGGAGCCGGCGGGGGGTCAGGCGCTGGCGGACCACTTGCTGCGGTTGGCCTCCAACGATTGA